A region of Bombyx mori chromosome 13, ASM3026992v2 DNA encodes the following proteins:
- the LOC101742063 gene encoding uncharacterized protein LOC101742063 isoform X3: MPEKYDPNALWVALSQYGNGNIFQVYSKLLAQLLLQEEAARQDGDTSEAERLILPSDKEWRLQQYFSLVALQKNLEINDDSEQQQKPVEEPPEEWAPWSFVVPAKNPHAPPPVSVKTTGPVWDIGQVLKAARLLCKPPQQVDFEDEQEMRFVYSVIYDVFRYKCVLDQAMDDIEFLADYPQYTGNRHIVWLFLMELARRRWEARPRAEQERATQLLEGAGQPFKEMENVVWEQRVHFAAAIARIRIKNKALSLSDLLPPHLREERISACVNKDIITGWVNTFKAKKIALLVKKLHELGYSYSSSRQLCAGEYRFDRVCPRFITLRPPASISIGKLDLVQEGIIVLQEREFCEGASTLCRALRANSLQGVVAQTHASSPRCSAYLAAQLKELAAVLKAQTPPAPAIPELGRLVVFGAGDKAESYVLALRELGIEASEAPHSGAPVCVLSEPVHCDTPTVTNALDGVVAALATPPNSYSAVTDPIDLVCGRGGDLAMLEVLTESEIDSKGKARVQSILEEQKKTLKTLMSKPQIQLILYETHSALEAENQAQVTRAVAEANRLARERHALLKRKHRQSSPLKHGIENIESLTTLDNTISEGDRDDQTDDEFDSISPKRRTSGPSPPRRRSQTDDTVLRKQADSSRPGSRPGTNKARPIPAVPDDAVPGDPDKDNPDIFVPNCDLFEIATLPNLGNGLDINYILDRDGCYLGLIQRKNDRRR; encoded by the exons ATGCCAGAAAAATACGACCCGAACGCGCTATGGGTTGCGCTCAGTCAATACGGGAATGGGAATATTTTTCAAGTTTATTCAAAACTATTGGCGCAACTTCTGCTGCAAGAAGAAGCGGCCAGACAAGACGGAGACACGAGTGAGGCGGAGAGGCTCATACTTCCCAGTGACAAGGAATGGAGGCTTCAGCAATACTTCAGTCTTGTAGCGTTACAAAAAAACTTAGAAAT TAATGATGACtctgaacaacaacaaaaaccgGTAGAAGAACCACCGGAGGAGTGGGCACCGTGGAGCTTCGTGGTGCCTGCGAAGAATCCTCATGCACCACCACCGGTTTCCGTTAAAACTACCGGCCCAGTTTGGGACATCGGAcag gTCTTAAAAGCGGCTCGTCTTCTCTGCAAGCCACCACAGCAAGTCGATTTCGAGGACGAACAAGAAATGCGTTTCGTTTATTCTGTTATTTATGACGTTTTCCGAT ATAAATGTGTCTTGGACCAGGCCATGGACGATATTGAGTTCCTGGCTGACTACCCACAG TACACCGGCAACCGTCACATAGTTTGGCTATTCCTGATGGAGTTAGCGAGACGTCGCTGGGAGGCCAGACCAAGGGCAGAGCAAGAACGCGCTACACAACTATTGGAAGGCGCTGGACAACCATTTAAGGAAATGGAGAACGTTGTCTGGGAACAAAGAGTACACTTCGCAGCTGCCATCGCTAGGATTCGTATAAAAAATAAGGCTCTCTC gttGTCGGACCTATTGCCGCCACATTTGCGTGAGGAACGCATATCAGCGTGTGTCAATAAGGACATAATCACGGGTTGGGTTAACACTTTTAAAGCCAa AAAAATTGCATTGCTGGTTAAAAAATTACACGAACTAGGATACTCTTACAGCAGCTCACGACAGCTTTGCGCCGGCGAATACAGATTTGATAGAGTTTGTCCGAg ATTCATAACGCTACGACCTCCGGCCAGTATCAGCATTGGGAAATTGGATTTAGTACAAGAAGGAATTATTGTTCTTCAG GAACGCGAGTTTTGCGAGGGAGCTTCTACGctttgtcgagcccttcgcgcGAACTCTCTTCAAGGAGTGGTGGCCCAGACCCACGCGTCGTCCCCCCGTTGCTCAGCGTACCTCGCGGCTCAGCTGAAGGAACTGGCCGCAGTGCTGAAGGCCCAGACTCCTCCTGCACCAGCTATACCGGAACTCGGTCGACTGGTTGTGTTCGGAGCAGGAGATAA agccGAAAGTTATGTTTTAGCTCTTCGGGAGCTCGGCATAGAGGCCTCAGAGGCGCCTCACTCGGGAGCGCCAGTATGCGTCCTTAGCGAACCTGTACATTGCGACACTCCGACTGTGACCAACGCGTTAGACGGAGTGGTAGCAGCCTTGGCAACTCCACCCAACTCTTACTCCGCAGTCACGGATCCCATTGATCTTGTGTGCGGTCGTGGAGGAGATTTGGCAATGCTAGAG GTTTTAACCGAATCGGAGATTGACAGTAAAGGTAAAGCTAGAGTGCAATCAATTCTCGAGGAACAAAAGAAAACATTGAAGACCTTAATGTCTAAGCCTCAA ATCCAGTTGATATTGTACGAAACACATTCTGCATTAGAAGCCGAAAATCAAGCGCAAGTGACAAGAGCCGTCGCAGAAGCGAACAGATTGGCTCGGGAACGACACGCGTTGCTGAAAAGGAAACATCGCCAATCC AGTCCATTAAAGCACGGAATAGAAAACATTGAGTCCTTAACAACATTAGACAACACAATCTCTGAGGGAGACAGAGATGACCAAACGGATGATGAATTTGATTCAATTTCACCAAAGCGACGCACGTCTGGACCGTCGCCGCCAAGACGGAGATCTCAGACCGACGATACAGTGTTAAGAAAACAAGCGGATTCATCTCGTCCCGGATCAAGGCCTGGGACTAACAAAGCCCGACCTATACCTGCAGTACCCGATGACGCCGTCCCCGGAGATCCCGACAAGGATAATCCggatattttt GTACCGAATTGCGATTTGTTCGAAATCGCGACGTTGCCTAATTTAGGGAATGGTTTAGATATTAACTACATACTGGATCGAGACGGTTGTTATCTCGGCCTCATCCAAAGGAAG AATGACCGCAGGAGATAA
- the LOC101742063 gene encoding uncharacterized protein LOC101742063 isoform X2, translated as MHRSHASKNQINNMRPMILEDRTAFTSLTNDDSEQQQKPVEEPPEEWAPWSFVVPAKNPHAPPPVSVKTTGPVWDIGQVLKAARLLCKPPQQVDFEDEQEMRFVYSVIYDVFRYKCVLDQAMDDIEFLADYPQYTGNRHIVWLFLMELARRRWEARPRAEQERATQLLEGAGQPFKEMENVVWEQRVHFAAAIARIRIKNKALSLSDLLPPHLREERISACVNKDIITGWVNTFKAKKIALLVKKLHELGYSYSSSRQLCAGEYRFDRVCPRFITLRPPASISIGKLDLVQEGIIVLQEREFCEGASTLCRALRANSLQGVVAQTHASSPRCSAYLAAQLKELAAVLKAQTPPAPAIPELGRLVVFGAGDKAESYVLALRELGIEASEAPHSGAPVCVLSEPVHCDTPTVTNALDGVVAALATPPNSYSAVTDPIDLVCGRGGDLAMLEVLTESEIDSKGKARVQSILEEQKKTLKTLMSKPQIQLILYETHSALEAENQAQVTRAVAEANRLARERHALLKRKHRQSSPLKHGIENIESLTTLDNTISEGDRDDQTDDEFDSISPKRRTSGPSPPRRRSQTDDTVLRKQADSSRPGSRPGTNKARPIPAVPDDAVPGDPDKDNPDIFVPNCDLFEIATLPNLGNGLDINYILDRDGCYLGLIQRKEITRLDAKYMIRMAEERGLFGASAAAASPPRRRRADTAPSRHKRARRRTSFEVERIAAPTYASLCRSSRRGSAPACLQDAPPEQQLLECQRHARRQAAAAAITAAACNCDARHRTPYRRASADVTVTARPASPPCRRPFPLVVHDLRLKSIPMTTHKIFA; from the exons ATGCACCGTAGTCATGCCTCTAAAAACCAAATCAATAACATGAGGCCTATGATTCTCGAAGATAGGACCGCTTTCACCTCTTTGAC TAATGATGACtctgaacaacaacaaaaaccgGTAGAAGAACCACCGGAGGAGTGGGCACCGTGGAGCTTCGTGGTGCCTGCGAAGAATCCTCATGCACCACCACCGGTTTCCGTTAAAACTACCGGCCCAGTTTGGGACATCGGAcag gTCTTAAAAGCGGCTCGTCTTCTCTGCAAGCCACCACAGCAAGTCGATTTCGAGGACGAACAAGAAATGCGTTTCGTTTATTCTGTTATTTATGACGTTTTCCGAT ATAAATGTGTCTTGGACCAGGCCATGGACGATATTGAGTTCCTGGCTGACTACCCACAG TACACCGGCAACCGTCACATAGTTTGGCTATTCCTGATGGAGTTAGCGAGACGTCGCTGGGAGGCCAGACCAAGGGCAGAGCAAGAACGCGCTACACAACTATTGGAAGGCGCTGGACAACCATTTAAGGAAATGGAGAACGTTGTCTGGGAACAAAGAGTACACTTCGCAGCTGCCATCGCTAGGATTCGTATAAAAAATAAGGCTCTCTC gttGTCGGACCTATTGCCGCCACATTTGCGTGAGGAACGCATATCAGCGTGTGTCAATAAGGACATAATCACGGGTTGGGTTAACACTTTTAAAGCCAa AAAAATTGCATTGCTGGTTAAAAAATTACACGAACTAGGATACTCTTACAGCAGCTCACGACAGCTTTGCGCCGGCGAATACAGATTTGATAGAGTTTGTCCGAg ATTCATAACGCTACGACCTCCGGCCAGTATCAGCATTGGGAAATTGGATTTAGTACAAGAAGGAATTATTGTTCTTCAG GAACGCGAGTTTTGCGAGGGAGCTTCTACGctttgtcgagcccttcgcgcGAACTCTCTTCAAGGAGTGGTGGCCCAGACCCACGCGTCGTCCCCCCGTTGCTCAGCGTACCTCGCGGCTCAGCTGAAGGAACTGGCCGCAGTGCTGAAGGCCCAGACTCCTCCTGCACCAGCTATACCGGAACTCGGTCGACTGGTTGTGTTCGGAGCAGGAGATAA agccGAAAGTTATGTTTTAGCTCTTCGGGAGCTCGGCATAGAGGCCTCAGAGGCGCCTCACTCGGGAGCGCCAGTATGCGTCCTTAGCGAACCTGTACATTGCGACACTCCGACTGTGACCAACGCGTTAGACGGAGTGGTAGCAGCCTTGGCAACTCCACCCAACTCTTACTCCGCAGTCACGGATCCCATTGATCTTGTGTGCGGTCGTGGAGGAGATTTGGCAATGCTAGAG GTTTTAACCGAATCGGAGATTGACAGTAAAGGTAAAGCTAGAGTGCAATCAATTCTCGAGGAACAAAAGAAAACATTGAAGACCTTAATGTCTAAGCCTCAA ATCCAGTTGATATTGTACGAAACACATTCTGCATTAGAAGCCGAAAATCAAGCGCAAGTGACAAGAGCCGTCGCAGAAGCGAACAGATTGGCTCGGGAACGACACGCGTTGCTGAAAAGGAAACATCGCCAATCC AGTCCATTAAAGCACGGAATAGAAAACATTGAGTCCTTAACAACATTAGACAACACAATCTCTGAGGGAGACAGAGATGACCAAACGGATGATGAATTTGATTCAATTTCACCAAAGCGACGCACGTCTGGACCGTCGCCGCCAAGACGGAGATCTCAGACCGACGATACAGTGTTAAGAAAACAAGCGGATTCATCTCGTCCCGGATCAAGGCCTGGGACTAACAAAGCCCGACCTATACCTGCAGTACCCGATGACGCCGTCCCCGGAGATCCCGACAAGGATAATCCggatattttt GTACCGAATTGCGATTTGTTCGAAATCGCGACGTTGCCTAATTTAGGGAATGGTTTAGATATTAACTACATACTGGATCGAGACGGTTGTTATCTCGGCCTCATCCAAAGGAAG GAGATAACCCGTTTGGACGCAAAGTATATGATCCGTATGGCGGAGGAGCGTGGGCTTTTCGGCGCGAGCGCGGCCGCCGCGTCCCCCCCGCGGCGGAGGCGCGCCGACACCGCGCCCTCGCGACACAAGCGGGCCCGCAGGAGAACCAGCTTTGAG GTAGAACGTATAGCCGCTCCGACGTACGCGTCGCTGTGCCGATCGTCGCGTCGCGGCAGCGCGCCTGCCTGTCTACAAGACGCGCCCCCCGAGCAACAGTTGCTCGAGTGTCAGCGGCACGCGCGGCGACAGGCGGCCGCGGCGGCAATTACTGCCGCGGCCTGTAACTGTGACGCCAGGCACAG
- the LOC101742063 gene encoding uncharacterized protein LOC101742063 isoform X1, with protein MPEKYDPNALWVALSQYGNGNIFQVYSKLLAQLLLQEEAARQDGDTSEAERLILPSDKEWRLQQYFSLVALQKNLEINDDSEQQQKPVEEPPEEWAPWSFVVPAKNPHAPPPVSVKTTGPVWDIGQVLKAARLLCKPPQQVDFEDEQEMRFVYSVIYDVFRYKCVLDQAMDDIEFLADYPQYTGNRHIVWLFLMELARRRWEARPRAEQERATQLLEGAGQPFKEMENVVWEQRVHFAAAIARIRIKNKALSLSDLLPPHLREERISACVNKDIITGWVNTFKAKKIALLVKKLHELGYSYSSSRQLCAGEYRFDRVCPRFITLRPPASISIGKLDLVQEGIIVLQEREFCEGASTLCRALRANSLQGVVAQTHASSPRCSAYLAAQLKELAAVLKAQTPPAPAIPELGRLVVFGAGDKAESYVLALRELGIEASEAPHSGAPVCVLSEPVHCDTPTVTNALDGVVAALATPPNSYSAVTDPIDLVCGRGGDLAMLEVLTESEIDSKGKARVQSILEEQKKTLKTLMSKPQIQLILYETHSALEAENQAQVTRAVAEANRLARERHALLKRKHRQSSPLKHGIENIESLTTLDNTISEGDRDDQTDDEFDSISPKRRTSGPSPPRRRSQTDDTVLRKQADSSRPGSRPGTNKARPIPAVPDDAVPGDPDKDNPDIFVPNCDLFEIATLPNLGNGLDINYILDRDGCYLGLIQRKEITRLDAKYMIRMAEERGLFGASAAAASPPRRRRADTAPSRHKRARRRTSFEVERIAAPTYASLCRSSRRGSAPACLQDAPPEQQLLECQRHARRQAAAAAITAAACNCDARHRTPYRRASADVTVTARPASPPCRRPFPLVVHDLRLKSIPMTTHKIFA; from the exons ATGCCAGAAAAATACGACCCGAACGCGCTATGGGTTGCGCTCAGTCAATACGGGAATGGGAATATTTTTCAAGTTTATTCAAAACTATTGGCGCAACTTCTGCTGCAAGAAGAAGCGGCCAGACAAGACGGAGACACGAGTGAGGCGGAGAGGCTCATACTTCCCAGTGACAAGGAATGGAGGCTTCAGCAATACTTCAGTCTTGTAGCGTTACAAAAAAACTTAGAAAT TAATGATGACtctgaacaacaacaaaaaccgGTAGAAGAACCACCGGAGGAGTGGGCACCGTGGAGCTTCGTGGTGCCTGCGAAGAATCCTCATGCACCACCACCGGTTTCCGTTAAAACTACCGGCCCAGTTTGGGACATCGGAcag gTCTTAAAAGCGGCTCGTCTTCTCTGCAAGCCACCACAGCAAGTCGATTTCGAGGACGAACAAGAAATGCGTTTCGTTTATTCTGTTATTTATGACGTTTTCCGAT ATAAATGTGTCTTGGACCAGGCCATGGACGATATTGAGTTCCTGGCTGACTACCCACAG TACACCGGCAACCGTCACATAGTTTGGCTATTCCTGATGGAGTTAGCGAGACGTCGCTGGGAGGCCAGACCAAGGGCAGAGCAAGAACGCGCTACACAACTATTGGAAGGCGCTGGACAACCATTTAAGGAAATGGAGAACGTTGTCTGGGAACAAAGAGTACACTTCGCAGCTGCCATCGCTAGGATTCGTATAAAAAATAAGGCTCTCTC gttGTCGGACCTATTGCCGCCACATTTGCGTGAGGAACGCATATCAGCGTGTGTCAATAAGGACATAATCACGGGTTGGGTTAACACTTTTAAAGCCAa AAAAATTGCATTGCTGGTTAAAAAATTACACGAACTAGGATACTCTTACAGCAGCTCACGACAGCTTTGCGCCGGCGAATACAGATTTGATAGAGTTTGTCCGAg ATTCATAACGCTACGACCTCCGGCCAGTATCAGCATTGGGAAATTGGATTTAGTACAAGAAGGAATTATTGTTCTTCAG GAACGCGAGTTTTGCGAGGGAGCTTCTACGctttgtcgagcccttcgcgcGAACTCTCTTCAAGGAGTGGTGGCCCAGACCCACGCGTCGTCCCCCCGTTGCTCAGCGTACCTCGCGGCTCAGCTGAAGGAACTGGCCGCAGTGCTGAAGGCCCAGACTCCTCCTGCACCAGCTATACCGGAACTCGGTCGACTGGTTGTGTTCGGAGCAGGAGATAA agccGAAAGTTATGTTTTAGCTCTTCGGGAGCTCGGCATAGAGGCCTCAGAGGCGCCTCACTCGGGAGCGCCAGTATGCGTCCTTAGCGAACCTGTACATTGCGACACTCCGACTGTGACCAACGCGTTAGACGGAGTGGTAGCAGCCTTGGCAACTCCACCCAACTCTTACTCCGCAGTCACGGATCCCATTGATCTTGTGTGCGGTCGTGGAGGAGATTTGGCAATGCTAGAG GTTTTAACCGAATCGGAGATTGACAGTAAAGGTAAAGCTAGAGTGCAATCAATTCTCGAGGAACAAAAGAAAACATTGAAGACCTTAATGTCTAAGCCTCAA ATCCAGTTGATATTGTACGAAACACATTCTGCATTAGAAGCCGAAAATCAAGCGCAAGTGACAAGAGCCGTCGCAGAAGCGAACAGATTGGCTCGGGAACGACACGCGTTGCTGAAAAGGAAACATCGCCAATCC AGTCCATTAAAGCACGGAATAGAAAACATTGAGTCCTTAACAACATTAGACAACACAATCTCTGAGGGAGACAGAGATGACCAAACGGATGATGAATTTGATTCAATTTCACCAAAGCGACGCACGTCTGGACCGTCGCCGCCAAGACGGAGATCTCAGACCGACGATACAGTGTTAAGAAAACAAGCGGATTCATCTCGTCCCGGATCAAGGCCTGGGACTAACAAAGCCCGACCTATACCTGCAGTACCCGATGACGCCGTCCCCGGAGATCCCGACAAGGATAATCCggatattttt GTACCGAATTGCGATTTGTTCGAAATCGCGACGTTGCCTAATTTAGGGAATGGTTTAGATATTAACTACATACTGGATCGAGACGGTTGTTATCTCGGCCTCATCCAAAGGAAG GAGATAACCCGTTTGGACGCAAAGTATATGATCCGTATGGCGGAGGAGCGTGGGCTTTTCGGCGCGAGCGCGGCCGCCGCGTCCCCCCCGCGGCGGAGGCGCGCCGACACCGCGCCCTCGCGACACAAGCGGGCCCGCAGGAGAACCAGCTTTGAG GTAGAACGTATAGCCGCTCCGACGTACGCGTCGCTGTGCCGATCGTCGCGTCGCGGCAGCGCGCCTGCCTGTCTACAAGACGCGCCCCCCGAGCAACAGTTGCTCGAGTGTCAGCGGCACGCGCGGCGACAGGCGGCCGCGGCGGCAATTACTGCCGCGGCCTGTAACTGTGACGCCAGGCACAG
- the LOC101742940 gene encoding uncharacterized protein LOC101742940: MEGMTKEESYAERRQLFKDIWITASNMDLKDNEVTTKPRVIKTLRLDDIDRSIAGKKKKERIKNLRAVCNKILEFCDRQDADDILYHQVVEDDHSPCSKEIDRKSRKNKLLRRKRKIKTRRQLSPPADTLNCEKKLIHSNKKSRHTSPIKNPAVEKNNIHLSRKV, encoded by the exons ATGGAGGGGATGACTAAAGAGGAAAGTTACGCTGAGCGACGACAGTTATTCAAAGATATATGGATCACAGCATCCAATATGGATTTAAAAGACAACGAAGTCACGACCAAACCAAGAGTCATCAA AACCCTCCGCCTTGACGATATAGATAGATCTATTGCTGGTAAAAAGAAAAAGGAACGCATTAAAAACTTGCGAGCAGtttgcaataaaattttagaattttGCGATCGACAAGACGCTGACGACATACTTTATCATCAG GTGGTTGAAGACGATCACTCACCATGCTCGAAGGAAATCGATAGAAAATCGcggaaaaacaaattattgagAAGAAAGCGTAAAATTAAAACTCGGCGACAACTTTCGCCACCAGCTGATACCTTGAactgtgaaaaaaaattaattcattctaataaaaaatcaagaCATACTTCTCCTATAAAAAATCCTGCTGtagaaaaaaacaacatacatCTGAGTAGAAAAGTATAA